In the Purpureocillium takamizusanense chromosome 5, complete sequence genome, one interval contains:
- a CDS encoding uncharacterized protein (COG:S~EggNog:ENOG503P1PF), with the protein MMLTIKQPSAPYGYKSVHDLPTPPATSRPSPPLSHQEVAYKPITTVSRGHSPVNQLMSAPHRGLPPPAAMALPPQQPPPAANVPSQPPHHSQPHGPLAHAPPPPGQAWTTLPPPPQQWQGAEESMRNWLLARAEEEKTKQEEEKTRQESLRLEQRRVEMDILRASLGGGIPPPMVPLVFAGMGAGGTLPQAALEWAQQFMQPSQGQYPQLPPPQRQHSPDHHQREAPPHPPGQYQAPPSAAPAQAHATGPYGQFPGSPTRPRGQTVSGVAGRPMAPLPGAGGNPQQPSQASAAPIPPYQTQGQATQQDTSPSIYFHHWQPPTSQAGSSSSNRPGTPSGSSKTKRKRDSL; encoded by the coding sequence ATGATGCTCACCATCAAACAGCCTTCAGCTCCGTACGGCTACAAGTCCGTTCATGATCTGCCGACGCCTCCTGCCACTTCgcggccctccccccccttgaGCCACCAGGAGGTCGCTTATAAGCCGATTACGACTGTTTCCCGCGGCCACAGCCCGGTGAACCAGCTCATGTCGGCTCCCCATCGGGGCCTGCCCCCTccggcggccatggcacTTCCTCCTCAGCAACCCCCTCCAGCAGCCAATGTCCCTTctcagccgccgcaccacaGCCAGCCTCATGGCCCGTTGGCCcacgctcctcctccgcccggACAGGCATGGACGACGctcccgcctccgccgcaaCAATGGCAAGGAGCCGAGGAGTCGATGAGGAACTGGCTCCTGGCaagggcggaggaggagaagacgaagcaggaggaagagaagacAAGGCAAGAGAGCCTGCGTttggagcagcggcgggtcgAGATGGACATTCTACGAGCCTCGCTTGGCGGAGGCATCCCGCCGCCAATGGTCCCTTTGGTGTTTGCGGGCATGGGAGCCGGTGGCACATTACCACAGGCGGCCCTTGAATGGGCACAACAGTTTATGCAACCATCTCAGGGCCAGTATCCTCAGCTGCCTCCGCCTCAACGCCAGCATTCGCCAGATCACCACCAACGTGAAGCTCCACCACACCCGCCAGGGCAGTATCaggcgccgccatccgcggctCCAGCACAAGCGCACGCAACAGGGCCATATGGACAATTCCCTGGATCCCCAACCAGGCCGAGGGGTCAGACCGtgagcggcgtcgccggtCGACCAATGGCGCCTTTGCCCGGCGCAGGCGGAAATCCACAACAGCCCTCGCaagccagcgcagcgccgatACCGCCGTACCAGACTCAGGGGCAGGCGACGCAGCAAGACACGAGCCCGTCCATCTACTTCCACCATTGGCAACCACCGACTTCGCAGgcagggagcagcagctcgaaCAGACCGGGAACTCCGTCTGGTTCGTCTAAGACTAAGAGAAAGCGAGACTCGCTGTAG
- a CDS encoding uncharacterized protein (COG:S~EggNog:ENOG503NX4T) encodes MVSPKSSSVRQKRRTGLPRPSFRDDTALVALRYEKTKPAEPPILLPSVRSPRRAASVASSLRSTITTRSASSASSRSHGPVVVVPPGYLPPIAPPTEQHPAFRTSAPVTARVLDDWKRDSGLAATPTSFAIPEECEDDAGSDMELHSKLQALASSGGAAAPARQAENRLVVVEGRALDASPFVNKTMAEYERGAGAATLAPDAKGPPPSPPLSASNLSPPLTARSHDTVQTASPKKLVKRNKSCSPAAQDKRLGHDCPSAASQIAPMQPQALRGAGAPASASQQQGPQCLHSPTDDTTPRSRFHNPFSPGSSPPPAHSDAEFTPLAISIPTDSLIDDDFMAGISFTKRGSMMFASRPAAALDGANDGSPTDATTPTSSSSELSAVKPISGVRTADTMTSDAPAPPDIRVLSPDVEKESQKVRSLYENGDGIKWEDGGRHSFCERLEPTPEIPAEEAANEPDPSRLGTSVGTSTSARSFSQPQRDGSVRDIDLAEAFDDLEEPGAVYVDRYGFISPARPVSRISTPTELRSAQFSPRRRNMLQKRDPMGFSLHAGGARIPSRKVSARSLNTQNSEISVASVRSSRSVIRQAGNLLPHNRNRRWMDEAGGMLTVSPSLQDTVEAAEVEKISEALKRKEWERSEKWRKMAKVSKSGDQGRGTEFEFDLDNPKLIERTWKGIPDRWRAAAWWSFLATAAKQTEGAATSDDIIAHFYRLQFKSSPDDVQIDLDVPRTISRHIMFQRRYRGGQRLLFRVLHALSIYFPETGYVQGMASLAATLLCYFDEEHSFVMLVRMWELRGLDQLYRPGFEGLMAALREFETAWLNKDVATKLSDLCVDGTAYGTRWYLTLFNLSIPFPAQLRVWDVFLLLGTGPKAGVEPTATGTTAGGKPPPIATGLDVLHATSAALIQALREVLLDSDFENAMKALTSWIPVKDEDLLMKVTKAEWKTRQSKKKT; translated from the exons ATGGTATCCCCAAAATCCTCGTCAGTTCGACAAAAGCGTCGGACGGGTCTGCCCAGACCATCTTTTCGGGACGACACGGCCCTCGTGGCTCTCCGATACGAGAAGACGAAGCCAGCGGAACCACCGATCTTATTGCCTTCGGTCCGCAGCCCCCGCCGTGCTGCCAGTGTCGCCAGCTCTTTGCGCTCGACGATCACGACCCgatccgcctcgtccgcctcgtcaaGATCTCACggccctgtcgtcgtcgtgccgccggGCTACCTGCCCCCCATCGCACCGCCCACGGAGCAGCATCCCGCCTTCAGGACATCCGCGCCCGTCACCGCACGCGTTCTTGACGACTGGAAACGAGACTCGGGCCTCGCCGCAACGCCTACATCGTTTGCAATCCCAGAGGAGtgcgaagacgacgccggctCGGACATGGAGCTCCATAGCAAACTGCAGGCCCTTGCAAGTTCCGGTGGCGCGGCAGCTCCAGCACGACAAGCTGAGAATCGGCTAGTAGTGGTGGAGGGCCGAGCGTTGGACGCTTCACCGTTCGTGAACAAGACGATGGCCGAGtacgagcgcggcgcgggtgctgcgacgctggcgcccgATGCAAAAgggccgccaccctcgccccCTTTGTCTGCCTCCAACCTCTCTCCGCCACTGACCGCGCGCTCTCACGATACCGTACAGACGGCCTCTCCCAAAAAGCTGGTCAAGCGGAACAAGTCGTGCTCTCCCGCTGCTCAAGACAAGAGACTGGGTCACGATTGTCCCTCAGCGGCGAGTCAGATTGCGCCAATGCAGCCACAAGCCTTGCGGGGCGCTGGGGCCCCAgcctccgccagccagcagcaggggccACAGTGCCTGCATTCACCAACTGACGACACGACGCCCAGATCCCGATTCCACAATCCCTTTTCCccgggctcctcgccgccaccagcccacTCCGACGCCGAATTCACCCCCTTAGCAATCTCCATACCCACCGATAGCCTCATTGATGATGACTTCATGGCCGGCATCTCCTTCACGAAGCGCGGCAGCATGATGTTTGCCtcgaggcccgcggcggcgctcgacggcgcgaaCGACGGAAGCCCGACGGACGCGACCacgccgacctcgtcttCGAGCGAGTTGAGCGCCGTGAAGCCCATTTCAGGGGTCAGAACCGCCGACACGATGACGAGCGATGCGCCTGCCCCTCCCGACATTCGGGTCCTGTCGCCGGACGTCGAGAAGGAGTCTCAAAAGGTGAGGTCGCTCTATGaaaacggcgacggcatcaagTGGGAAGACGGCGGAAGACACTCGTTCTGCGAGCGTCTCGAGCCCACGCCCGAGATTCCCGCGGAAGAGGCGGCGAATGAACC GGACCCGTCACGTCTGGGCACAAGCGTTGGAACCTCAACATCTGCAAGGTCTTTTTCTCAGCCGCAGCGAGATGGATCTGTGCGTGATATAGATCTGGCCGAGGCGTTCGACGATCTGGAGGAGCCGGGAGCCGTCTACGTCGACCGATACGGTTTCATCAGCCCGGCACGGCCGGTATCCAGAATCAGCACTCCGACCGAGCTTAGATCGGCGCAGTTCTCCCCTAGGAGGAGGAACATGCTCCAGAAGAGAGACCCAATGGGCTTTTCCCTGCATGCCGGAGGCGCTCGCATACCGAGCAGGAAAGTCTCTGCGCGCTCTCTGAACACGCAAAACTCGGAAATCTCGGTCGCCTCGGTGCGATCGTCACGATCGGTCATCCGTCAAGCCGGCAACCTCCTGCCGCACAACCGCAACCGGCGCTGGATGGATGAAGCCGGCGGCATGTTGACCGTTTCGCCCAGCTTGCAGGACACGGTTGAGGCGGCGGAAGTGGAGAAGATCTCGGAAGCACTGAAGCGAAAGGAGTGGGAACGGTCGGAGAAGTGGCGCAAGATGGCCAAGGTCTCCAAGAGCGGCGACCAAGGCCGAGGCACGGAATTCGAGTTCGACCTTGACAACCCCAAGCTAATCGAGAGGACATGGAAGGGAATCCCGGACCGGtggagggccgccgcctggtggtccttcctcgccacggccgcaaAGCAGACCGAGGGCGCGGCCACATCCGACGACATCATTGCCCACTTTTACCGTCTCCAATTCAAGAGCTCCCCCGACGACGTGCAGATCGACCTGGACGTTCCCCGGACCATCAGCCGACACATCATGTTTCAGCGGAGATACCGAGGCGGCCAGCGTCTTTTGTTTCGCGTCCTCCACGCGCTGTCCATTTACTTCCCGGAGACTGGCTATGTTCAAGgcatggcgtcgctggcggcgacacTGCTCTGCTATTTCGACGAGGAGCATAGTTTCGTGATGCTGGTGAGGATGTGGGAGCTCCGGGGCCTGGACCAGCTCTACCGTCCAGGCTTCGAGGGCTTGATggccgcgctgcgcgagtTTGAGACAGCTTGGCTTAACAAGGACGTGGCAACCAAGCTG TCCGACCTTTGCGTAGATGGCACGGCGTACGGAACGCGATGGTATCTGACACTATTCAACCTGTCCATTCCTTTCCCCGCACAGCTTCGAGTGTGGGATGTGTTCCTCCTGCTGGGCACCGGGCCCAAGGCGGGAGTCGAACCGACGGCTACAGGAACGACAGCAGGCGGCAAGCCGCCCCCGATAGCCACAGGGCTAGACGTCCTTCACGCCACGAGTGCCGCTCTCATCCAAGCTCTCCGCGAGGTGCTGCTCGACTCGGATTTCGAAAACGCCATGAAGGCCCTGACATCGTGGATACCCGTCAAAGACGAGGATCTTCTGATGAAGGTGACCAAGGCGGAGTGGAAGACACGACAGAGCAAAAAGAAGACGTAG
- a CDS encoding uncharacterized protein (COG:F~EggNog:ENOG503NTX8) — translation MDIGDAGSDNGELKPRAIPTNLPTSLDDRRHAPTEDYVRETEMYDGWQGQSQFLTTPALAKPLNFGNLSLNDADYEKDIAKGPTDSDARLMEMLQAQAAAHQAGQGYENEQAVVDDEKLTEAEKKDLLQRALTMAASNGDVGKVKSLLTGSAKPFVDVNTSDEDGTPPLIYASCFGHETVVQALIEAGVDVNKQDRNQWTALMWAMTNRHKGIAKLLLDNKASSDQKTSSGRTAFDFVPPDSEMSYYLHDNGYNIGNAGVTDDFYSPGFSQDRFEEEMAENEMRRRLMMESARDLEVDLGNVGMDDQPEPADEFEEEQQEFDWSRCLHDQMFVFQEHELDRILDIIITKMTPQRSPSQKPVPANMIFLSARYAHYHSSPELLERLLVTAMDLINEVVEKCQWDMTILAFWISNATLLLHYLKKDAGLVEATSEFQAHLAELINEIFILIVRDAERRLDKVLDAAMLDHETIPGFEDITFQNEWKLFKRKTTVKEEPLEKRFRPPSPKQRAKPAPRNVTSLLSSTLFVLDLYDVHSVITAQIISQLLYWIGAELFNRIMSNRKYLARTKAMQIRMNISILEDWARTNNRQAEHYEGGETKASGENTTDAARRHLSPAIQLLQWLQCFSSLGADDLEALVGTLQQLKRLTPQQLIHAASHYRPEVGEKGLPKSALKYLVAIQKEAALKRERRRSRATSPRPKTGQDSTPATPVRGKHNGGALDGSDSVKSTPNPNGNNASDGEDDDAPEHLLLDPALMLPFTLPSVTDMLVSYGAGFGGLNRERERKYIPTVPPEFLEKLEVTGVRKEPMFAEKDWENEEV, via the exons ATGGATATCGGGGACGCAGGCAGCGACAATGGCGAGCTCAAGCCCCGCGCCATTCCTACCAACCTTCCCACGTCTCTAGACGACCGCCGGCACGCCCCGACCGAGGATTACGTGCGCGAGACGGAGATGTACGATGGCTGGCAAG GCCAATCTCAGTTCctgacgacgcccgccctggCGAAGCCGCTCAACTTTGGCAACCTCTCCCTCAATGATGCCGACTACGAAAAGGACATCGCAAAGGGCCCCACCGACAGCGATGCCCGGCTGATGGAGATGCTGCAGGCTCAGGCCGCTGCACACCAGGCTGGCCAAGGCTACGAGAACGAGCAGGcggtcgtcgatgacgagaagCTGACCGAGGCGGAAAAGAAGGACTTGCTGCAGCGGGCGCTGACCATGGCGGCCAGCAACGGCGACGTTGGAAAAGTCAAGAGCCTTCTGACGGGCAGCGCCAAACCCTTTGTCGACGTCAACACctccgacgaggacggcacgCCTCCGTTGATATACGCTAGCTGCTTC GGGCATGAGACCGTGGTTCAGGCGCTCATCGAAGCCGGTGTCGATGTCAACAAGCAGGACCGAAATCAATGGACCGCCCTCATGTGGGCCATGACGAACCGCCACAAGGGCATTGCCAAGCTCCTGCTAGACAACAAGGCGTCCTCGGATCAAAAGACCTCATCAGGGCGGACGGCATTCGACTTCGTTCCGCCCGACAGCGAAATGTCGTACTATCTGCACGACAACGGCTACAACATCGGAAACGCGGGCGTGACCGACGACTTCTATAGCCCTGGTTTCTCACAGGACCGGttcgaggaggagatggcggaGAACGAGATGCGGAGGCGACTGATGATGGAGAGCGCTAGGGACCTCGAAGTCGACCTGGGCAACGTCGGGATGGATGACCAGCCAGAG CCTGCCGATGAGTtcgaggaagagcagcaaGAGTTTGACTGGAGCCGTTGTCTCCACGACCAAATGTTCGTCTTCCAGGAACACGAACTCGATCGGATactcgacatcatcatcaccaaaATGACGCCACAgaggtcgccgtcgcagaAACCAGTGCCCGCCAATATGATCTTTCTCAGTGCGCGGTACGCCCATTACCATTCCAGCCCGGAGCTGTTGGAGAGACTGCTCGTCACAGCCATGGACCTCATCAACGAGGTTGTGGAAAAGTGTCAGTGGGACATGACCATATTGGCGTTCTGGATCTCCAACGCGACGCTGCTCCTACATTACCTCAAGAAGGATGCTGGGCTGGTTGAGGCGACAAGCGAGTTCCAGGCTCATCTTGCCGAGCTCATAAACGAAATCTTCATTTTGATTGTGCGTGACGCAGAGAGGCGCCTCGACAAGGTGCTCGACGCGGCGATGCTAGACCACGAGACCATACCCGGCTTCGAGGACATCACTTTCCAGAACGAATGGAAGCTGTtcaagaggaagacgacagTGAAGGAAGAGCCGCTGGAGAAGCGCTTCCGGCCACCCTCGCCAAAGCAGCGAGCaaagccggcgccgcggaaTGTGACGTCGCTTCTCTCGTCGACGCTGTTCGTCTTGGACCTCTACGATGTCCATTCGGTCATCACCGCGCAGATCATCTCGCAACTTTTGTACTGGATTGGGGCAGAGTTGTTCAACAGAATCATGTCGAATCGGAAGTACCTGGCGCGGACAAAGGCCATGCAGATCCGCATGAACATTTCCATACTGGAAGACTGGGCGCGGACGAATAACAGACAAGCCGAGCACTACGAGGGGGGAGAGACGAAGGCCTCGGGAGAGAACACGACGGACGCCGCCAGGAGGCACCTGTCACCAGCCATTCAACTCCTCCAGTGGCTGCAGTGCTTCTCATccctcggcgcggacgacctcgaggcgctggtcggaacgctgcagcagctcaaaCGGCTGACACCACAGCAGCTCATACACGCCGCCTCTCACTACCGGCCGGAGGTGGGAGAGAAGGGCCTGCCGAAGAGCGCCCTGAAGTATTTGGTGGCCATACAAAAGGAGGCGGCCCTCAAGCGTGAACGGCGCCGGAGCAGGGCGacgtcgccacggccaaAGACGGGCCAGGACAGCACGCCTGCGACGCCTGTCAGGGGCAAGCACAACGGCGGAGCTCTGGACGGCTCCGACAGCGTGAAGAGCACCCCCAACCCCAACGGCAACAACGCGTCCGACggggaagacgatgatgcgccggAGCATCTGCTGCTAGATCCGGCGCTCATGCTCCCCTTTACCCTGCCCTCGGTGACAGACATGCTGGTCTCTTACGGTGCGGGCTTCGGGGGGCTGAACCGGGAGCGTGAGCGGAAATACATCCCAACCGTGCCGCCAGAGTTTTTGGAGAAGCTGGAGGTCACAGGTGTCCGGAAGGAGCCCATGTTTGCGGAAAAGGATTGGGAGAACGAAGAGGTGTGA
- the ALC1 gene encoding Allantoicase (COG:F~EggNog:ENOG503NTX8): MPSIADEFDYKLDHVKTTSVSSGDIDKTFRSSCIDLVSAALGGKVLAFSDQWFAEAANLLTPTAPIHQPGKMVFTGAWFDGWETRRHNAAFDWVVIRLGVASGTVEGIEVDTAYFTGNYAPAISVEGCFSTNDDEVVSWQGGRGKWETILGVEECGPSQRFGWKLDAPPAGKQYTHVRLNMYPDGGIARFRLFGHAVPVFPNDRDAVFDLAAAQNGGVAVSCSDQHFGTKDNLLLPGRGKDMGDGWETKRTRGKGHVDWAIIKLGAPGYVHKFVADTAHYRGNFPQKVAIQALSWDGKQGEPDDKDPAWQEVVAPTKMGPDAEHELACAADKTAFTHVKLIMIPDGGVKRLRAFGRRAV; this comes from the exons ATGCCTTCCATTGCCGACGAGTTCGACTACAAGCTTGACCATGTCAAGACCACGTCGGTGAGCTCCGGCGACATTGACAAGACGTTCCGCTCAAGTTGCATTG acctcgtctcggccgcccTTGGCGGTAAGGTCCTCGCCTTCTCAGACCAGTGgttcgccgaggcggccaaccTGCTGACACCCACTGCCCCTATCCACCAGCCCGGCAAGATGGTCTTCACAGGAGCGTGGTTTGACGGCTGGGAGACGCGCCGCCACAACGCCGCCTTCGACTGGGTCGTCATCCgcctgggcgtcgcctcgggcaccgtcgagggcatcgaggtcgACACGGCCTACTTCACCGGCAACTACGCCCCTGCCATCTCCGTCGAGGGCTGCTTCAGcacaaacgacgacgaggtcgtctcctggcagggcggccgcggcaagTGGGAGaccatcctcggcgtcgaggagtgCGGACCCTCGCAGCGCTTCGGCTGGAAgctcgacgcgccgcccgcgggcaaGCAGTACACCCACGTCCGCCTCAACATGTACCcggacggcggcatcgcccgATTCCGCCTCTTCGGCCACGCCGTCCCCGTCTTCCCCAacgaccgcgacgccgtcttcgacctcgccgccgcgcaaaaCGGCGGCGTAGCCGTCTCCTGCAGTGACCAGCACTTTGGCACAAAGGACAACCTCCTCCTGCCTGGCCGCGGCAAGGACATGGGCGACGGCTGGGAGACGAAGCGCACCCGCGGCAAGGGTCACGTCGACTGGGCCATCATCAAGCTCGGCGCCCCCGGCTACGTCCACAAGTTTGTCGCTGACACGGCCCACTACAGGGGCAACTTTCCGCAAAAGGTGGCCATCCAGGCCCTCTCGTGGGATGGCAAGCAgggcgagcccgacgacaaggacccCGCGTGGCAGGAGGTCGTCGCCCCGACCAAGATGgggcccgacgccgagcacgagctggcctgcgccgccgacaagacTGCCTTTACGCACGTCAAGCTCATCATGatccccgacggcggcgtcaagagGCTGAGGGCCTttggccggcgcgccgtgTAG
- a CDS encoding uncharacterized protein (COG:U~TransMembrane:6 (i48-71o77-100i121-139o151-172i193-211o223-242i)~EggNog:ENOG50KOG1619) produces the protein MASATGIPSRSPNGLGADGPAQTRETEPLLGRPGDAAQHEGAAYWTNLTLGTAVLAQFGAFLLVGIVWASVFTSPLILFSGHPLAQSLAVFVFVQSVLFLQPTHTAAQKRAGQRVHASLNLVALVLLIFGVVIVEYNKVAGRNPHFHSVHAYFGVVTSILLILQYLVGFTMWATPALYGGEARARKLWRWHRLFAYVVVLPLLLVTVFFTVDTSYNQGVLKMKWWGLLIALVLVVVGIYPRIPLHKIRGQKQNGVLSSTE, from the exons ATGGCGAGTGCCACAGGTATACCGAGTCGCTCTCCCAACGGCCTGGGGGCGGACGGGCCGGCGCAGACGCGAGAGACGGAGCCTCTCCTGGGGCGCCCCGGTGATGCTGCTCAGCACGAAGGGGCGGCGTACTGGACGAACCTCACGTTGG GgaccgccgtcctcgcgcagTTCGGcgccttcctcctcgtcggcatcgtctgGGCCTCCGTCTTCACCAGTCCCCTCATCCTCTTCTCCGGTCACCCTCTCGCCCAAtcgctcgccgtcttcgtcttcgtccagTCGGTGCTGTTCCTGCAGCCCACGCACACGGCCGCCCAGAAGCGCGCCGGCCAGCGCGTCCACGCGTCCctcaacctcgtcgccctcgtgctGCTCATCTTTGGcgtcgtcattgtcgagTACAACAAGGTCGCCGGCCGGAACCCCCACTTCCACTCCGTCCACGCCTACTTTGGCGTCGTCACGAgcatcctcctcatcctccagTACCTTGTCGGCTTCACCATGTGGGCCACGCCGGCCTtgtacggcggcgaggccaggGCCCGCAAGCTGTGGCGGTGGCATCGCCTGTTTGCCtatgtcgtcgtcttgcctctgctgctggtgaccgtcttcttcacTGTCGACACGTCCTATAACCAGGGTGTTCTGAAGATGAAGTGGTGGGGCCTCTTGATTGCATTGGTCTTGGTCGTTGTGGGTATCTACCCGCGCATTCCCCTGCACAAGATTCGCGGACAGAAGCAGAACGGGGTGTTGTCTTCTACAGAGTAG